CTATAGCTAAACCATACTTTCTCCGAATGAATTCTCTTATTGCAGCATCTATTTTATTCCCGCCAACTCTCACTGAATTTGCGGTTACTATACCACCCAAAGATATAACGGCCACTTCAGATGTACCTCCGCCAATATCTATAATCATGTTGCCTGCCGGATTGGCGATTGGTATATCTGCTCCAATAGCCGCTGCGAGTGGTTCTTTTATAATATACGTAGCTTTAGCACCTGCCTGCATTGTTGCGTCAACAACCGCCCTTCTTTCTGTAGAAGTAACGCCTGCAGGAACTGAAATCATTACTTCCGGTCTAAATAGTCTAAAACTTCCAGCTGTCTTATTAATAAAATACCTAATCATCGCTTCAGTAATTCTATAGTCAGCTATAACCCCGTCCTTTAACGGCCTAGAAGCAACTATTGTGTCTGGAGTTTTCCCAAGCATTTCCTTAGCCTCAACACCAACTGCCATTACTTTATTATCGATTGTGGATACAGCAACAACAGAAGGCTCATTTATTATGATGCCTCTTTTCCCCACACTAACTAGTACATTTGCTGTACCTAGATCTATTCCAATTCTTCTACTTAACATATTTTCTCCAATAGAATATTATAACACAAATTTAAAATTACGTTTTAGCATTCTTTAATGTATGACTCTTTCAATTTTAGCACCCAAACTATTAAGCTTCTTCTCAATATTCTCATATCCCCTATCAATAAGGTGAATATTATCAATTTCACTCTCTCCTTCCGCTATGAGTGAAGCAATAATCAAGGTTGCGCCAGCCCTGAGATCAAACGATGATATTTTTGTACCGTATAAAGGCACAGACCCTGTAACCAGAGCGTGATGTACGCCAGATATAACAACGTCTGCACCCATTTTCTTGAGTTCTTGCATATACCCAAAGCGGCTTTCAAACATAGTTTCATTAATTTCAGACGTACCTTCTGCTTGAGTTAAAAGAACGACCATAGGCGCTTGTAAATCTGTCGGGAAACCGGGATATATATCAGTTCTGATATTAACTGCCTTTAAAACCGTGGATGGTTTTATGAATAATTTTTTATCCCTGGCTTCAAAATTAATCCCAATTTCTTCAAATTTATTTAAAAGAATATCGTTATGATCGCTTATAAAATCGTTTATTTCAACATTGCCCCTACTAACTGCTGCTGCAATAGCTAAAGTGCCGGCTTCAATTTGGTCTGGAATGATTCTATGCTCAATATATGATTTAAAATTTCTATTCCCATAAACTTTAAGATTATGAGTGTTAATTCCCTCAATCGTAACACCTATTTTAATTAAAAAATTACATAAATCCTCAACATGGGGCTCAGAAGCAGCTAAGCGTATTTTGGTAAAATTTATTTTTGAGGCAGCCATCAAAATATTTTCAGTTGCGGTCACACTGATTTCGCCTAACACGACCTTCTTATTTGTCTTCATTCTTTTTGCACTAAGAATATAGTAACCGCCTTCTTCTTCAATTGACACACCTAATTTTTCAAAAGCCGTAAAGTGTGTTGTTAATGGCCTTGAACCGATAAAACAACCCCCTGGTTGGGCAATCTTTACTTTACCAAACCTTGCTAATAATGGCCCTATAAATAAAACAGAGGCTCTTATATTTCTTACTAGCTTATAGTCCGGCTCATAACTTGATATTTTTTTGGTATTAATTTCAAAAACATTCTTTCTCACTTTTTTTATTTCTGCACCCATTTTACGCATAATCTTAAGCATAATCTTAACGTCATCTATTTCTGGTACATTTGAAAGTTTGTAAACAGCTGGGTGTATTATTGTTGCTGCAATAATCG
This bacterium CG_4_10_14_0_2_um_filter_33_32 DNA region includes the following protein-coding sequences:
- a CDS encoding rod shape-determining protein; the protein is MLSRRIGIDLGTANVLVSVGKRGIIINEPSVVAVSTIDNKVMAVGVEAKEMLGKTPDTIVASRPLKDGVIADYRITEAMIRYFINKTAGSFRLFRPEVMISVPAGVTSTERRAVVDATMQAGAKATYIIKEPLAAAIGADIPIANPAGNMIIDIGGGTSEVAVISLGGIVTANSVRVGGNKIDAAIREFIRRKYGLAIGDRTAEEIKIKIGSALSLENAPTMEIRGRDIIAGLPRIITINGNEITEAIKDELDQIIAAVKAVLVKTPPELSSDVIDQGMVLSGGGALLNNLDKLLTKATGVPCYVADNPLFCVAKGTYIALENLDDYKRSLGES
- the murA gene encoding UDP-N-acetylglucosamine 1-carboxyvinyltransferase, with amino-acid sequence MEKFKIIGGTHLRGKVTVSGSKNAVLPIIAATIIHPAVYKLSNVPEIDDVKIMLKIMRKMGAEIKKVRKNVFEINTKKISSYEPDYKLVRNIRASVLFIGPLLARFGKVKIAQPGGCFIGSRPLTTHFTAFEKLGVSIEEEGGYYILSAKRMKTNKKVVLGEISVTATENILMAASKINFTKIRLAASEPHVEDLCNFLIKIGVTIEGINTHNLKVYGNRNFKSYIEHRIIPDQIEAGTLAIAAAVSRGNVEINDFISDHNDILLNKFEEIGINFEARDKKLFIKPSTVLKAVNIRTDIYPGFPTDLQAPMVVLLTQAEGTSEINETMFESRFGYMQELKKMGADVVISGVHHALVTGSVPLYGTKISSFDLRAGATLIIASLIAEGESEIDNIHLIDRGYENIEKKLNSLGAKIERVIH